One Dehalococcoidia bacterium genomic window, CACCCGTCGCCCGAGCAAGCCTTCCAGGTACTGCTGAAGACGAATGAATGTGAAGAGACCAACAGGCCGCTCGAACTCCACTAGGATGTCCACGTCGCTGTCCGGCCCGGCCTCATCGCGGGCGAACGAGCCGAAAAGCGCGAGGGAGCCCACGTCGAAGCGCTTGAGTTCCACGCGGTGCGTCATCAGGATCGTCAGCGCCTCATCGCGTCTCATGGCCTCTCTCCCAACACAGCCTCAAGTGAATCGCCTGCTTGTGCAACGCGCTCTCGGAACAAGACCCGCGACGATTATAACACGGCCTTCGCTATGGCTTGTCCCTTGAAGTAGCGGCGGCGGACGGGGAGGGGGACCGAGGGGGTGAGGTCAGACGCCTATCTGCTCCGCAACTGTGGGAACAGCACCACCTCGCGGATGGACTCCTGGCCCAGCAGCAGCATCACGAGCCGGTCCACGCCCATGCCCAGCCCGCCCGTCGGCGGCATGCCGTGCTCTATCGCAACCAGGAAGTCCTCGTCCAGCCGGTCCGTCTCCTCGTCGCCCTGCTCCCGACGCAGCCGCTCCTGCTCCTCGAACCGCGCGCGCTGGTCAACGGGGTCGTTTAATTCCGTGAACGCGTTCGCCATCTCCCGCTTCGCGATGAACGCCTCGAAGCGCTCCACGTAGCGCGGGTCATCCGGCTTCCGCTTCGCCAGCGGCGACATCTCCACCGGATAGTCAACGAGGAACGTGGGCTGGACGAGCGTCGGCTCCACGTACTCGGAGAGCAGCTTGTCCACGAGCCGCCCCCAGCTTGTCGCCGTGCCGACTGCGGTGACGCCGCGACGGGTCGCCTCGGCGGCGAGCGAGGCCAGGTCCGCGTGCTTCTCGATGTCAATGCCGCTGCGATCGTGGAGCGTCTGCCGCAGCGGCAGACGCGGCCACGGCGGCGCAAGCTCCAGCGTGTGCTCGCCCACCTTGACCTGCGTCGTCCCCAGCACCTCTTGCGCGATGGCGCTGACCATCTCCTCCACCAGCCGCATCATGTCGTTGTAGTCGGCGTAGGCCTGATAGCACTCCATGAGCGTGAACTCCGGGTTGTGCATCAGGTCAATGCCCTCGTTGCGGAACACCCGCCCTATCTCGAAGACGCTGTCCAGGCCGCCCACCACGAGCCGCTTCAGGTGCAGCTCCAGCGCAATGCGCAGGTACAGGTCGCGGTCGAGGGCGTTGTGGTGCGTGAGGAAGGGCCGGGCGTTGGCGCCCGCGGCGACGGACAGCAGGATGGGCGTCTCCACCTCCAGGAAGCCCTTGCCCTCCAGGAAGCGGCGCATGGCGGAGACGATGGCCGAGCGGGTGCGGAAGATGCGCCGAACCTCGTCGCTGGCGATGAGGTCAAGATAGCGCTGCCGATAGCGCGTCTCCGTATCCTTGAGGCCGTGCCACTTCTCCGGCAGCGAGAGCAGCGACTTGGTCAGGATGGTGAGGCCGGACGCTTCGACGGTGATCTCCCCGGCGCGCGTGCGGAACAGCGTGCCCTGCACGCCCAGGAAGTCGCCCAGGTCGAGGTCGTCAACGAGGCCGAACGCCTGCTCGTTGATCTTGTCTTTGCGAAGGTACGCCTGGATGCGTCCGGAGCCGTCGCGCACGTCAAGGAAGATGGCCTTGCCCATGCGGCGCATGGCGGTCACCCGCCCCGCGACGCTGACCCGTGGCGCGGACGCGCCCGCGGAGGCTGATTTCTCGTGCTGCGCGAAGAGGGCGAGCGCCTCCTGGGCCGTGTGCGTGCGGGCGTACCGGGGAGGATAGGGGTCAATGCCGCGGCTTCGAATGCGCTCCAGCTTGGTGAGGCGCTGCTGAAATATCTCGTCGCCGCGCTCTGGCATAGGACGAACGCCCGCCTACGCGACTTCGATGATCTTGAGGCGGCGCTTGCCGGCCGGAGCGGTGACCTCCACCACGTCGCCCACGCGCTTGCCCAGCAGGGCGCGGCCCACCGGGCTCTCGTTGGAGATGCGGCCGTGGTGCGGGTCGGCCTCCGCGCTGCCGACGATGGTGTACTCTTCGTGCCCGCCGTCCGGGGCCTCGACCTTGACGCGCGAGCCCAACCGGATGGTGGTGGTGGCGCCCTCGTGGATGACCTTCGCGTTCTTGAGCATGAGGTCCAGCTCGCGGATGCGGCCTTCCACGAACGCCTGCTCGTTCTTGACGTCCTCGTACTCGGCGTTGTTCTCCGTGCCGCCCATCTCCTTGGCGCGCTGGATGCGCTCGATGACGTACGGACGCCGCTCGTTCAAGAGGTGAGCCATCTC contains:
- a CDS encoding nucleotidyltransferase family protein is translated as MRRDEALTILMTHRVELKRFDVGSLALFGSFARDEAGPDSDVDILVEFERPVGLFTFIRLQQYLEGLLGRRVDLVTPDALKQRMRSHILREAIRAA
- the lysS gene encoding lysine--tRNA ligase, producing MPERGDEIFQQRLTKLERIRSRGIDPYPPRYARTHTAQEALALFAQHEKSASAGASAPRVSVAGRVTAMRRMGKAIFLDVRDGSGRIQAYLRKDKINEQAFGLVDDLDLGDFLGVQGTLFRTRAGEITVEASGLTILTKSLLSLPEKWHGLKDTETRYRQRYLDLIASDEVRRIFRTRSAIVSAMRRFLEGKGFLEVETPILLSVAAGANARPFLTHHNALDRDLYLRIALELHLKRLVVGGLDSVFEIGRVFRNEGIDLMHNPEFTLMECYQAYADYNDMMRLVEEMVSAIAQEVLGTTQVKVGEHTLELAPPWPRLPLRQTLHDRSGIDIEKHADLASLAAEATRRGVTAVGTATSWGRLVDKLLSEYVEPTLVQPTFLVDYPVEMSPLAKRKPDDPRYVERFEAFIAKREMANAFTELNDPVDQRARFEEQERLRREQGDEETDRLDEDFLVAIEHGMPPTGGLGMGVDRLVMLLLGQESIREVVLFPQLRSR
- the greA gene encoding transcription elongation factor GreA — translated: MVQKPVYLTPDGLKKLEEEMAHLLNERRPYVIERIQRAKEMGGTENNAEYEDVKNEQAFVEGRIRELDLMLKNAKVIHEGATTTIRLGSRVKVEAPDGGHEEYTIVGSAEADPHHGRISNESPVGRALLGKRVGDVVEVTAPAGKRRLKIIEVA